In the genome of Bradyrhizobium sp. CB3481, the window GGTCCGAGCAGTGTTACGAACTCGCCTTCGGCGACGCGGAGATCAACGTCGTTCACGGCGGTAAACTCGCCGAATTTCCGGCTGACTTTCTCGAGGACGACATTTGACATCAGACACCTACCCTAGTCACAGGGCGCCAATCCACCGCTTGATGACGCGGAGCTGCACCCATCTGAAGATGATCACCATGGCCATCATGATGAGACCGATCACGCTCACCTGCTCCGCGCTGCCGTTGGCCCAGAGCTTCAGGAGGACCACCGAGAGAACCTCGGAGCCGACCGAATAGAGCAGCACGGAGGCGCTCAACTCGCGCATGATTCCGAAGAAGATCAGGACCCAGCCCACGGCAAAGGAGGGCCACACCAGGGCGACCATGATGCGCCACATCGTCTGCAGCCAGTTCGCCCCGTGCACGCGCGAGCACTCTTCGAGGTCGTAGGACAATTGACCGTAGGCGCTGGACATGACGCGCACCGACAGCGGCGTTCCCAGCGAGATGTAGGCGAGCAGCAGCGCCCAGATCGTCCCGTAGATCGGGATGGCGTGCGGCAGCAGCGCGAAACCCCACAGGAAGCCCACGCCCAGAACGATACCCGGCATCATCCATGGCAGCCAGGCCATGGTGTCGATCAGGCGGCGGCCGCGCCATTTGGTCCTGACCGAGACGTAGGCGACGATGCCGCCGAGCACCATGGTCAAGGTGGCGCCGACGAAGCCGAGCAGCATGGTATTGCCGAAGGCGCGCCAGAACTCGCTGCTGCCCGCCACCGCCTGATAATGCTCGAGCGTCAGCATGTCCCATTCGTAGAAGCCGAAGAACTTGAAGAACGATCCGATCAGGAGCTGGCTCACCGGCAGCACCACCGTGACGGCGAAGAACAGCGCGCAGAAGGCGAATGTCGCCCAGCGCCATTTGCCGAGCTTCATGACCGCGGGCGAATAGCCTTTCCCCGTGATGGTCTGGAAACTGCGGCCGCGCAGCATGCGCCACTGCATCAGGATGATCAGAAACATCAGGGCCATGATCACGAAGCTGATGGCGGTGGCATACTGATATTGCGGCGGCGAGCGCTGATTGATGGAGTCGTAGATATCGGTCGTGATGACGTGGATGCCGGCCGGCGAGCCGAAGAACAGCGGCGATTCGAAATTCTCGATGCCCCGGATGAAGCTGAGGATCGCCGCTCCGGTCAGCGCCGGCAGCATCAATTGCAGCGTAACGGTGCAGAAGGTCCGAAAGCGCGTCGCGCCGCACATCCGCGCCGCCTCCTCCAGGCTCGGGTCCATCGAGCGAAAGGCGTCGACGATCAACAGGAAAAGGAACGGCACCGAATATTGCATCATGTGCCAGATGACGCCGCCGTAGGAATAGACGTTGACCGGCGACGCGGTCGATCCGGTGGTCCA includes:
- a CDS encoding iron ABC transporter permease, with the protein product MALSADDRVADIAPARTRLPRAWRLLNGAPAGRIVGLTLLAMVLAFLSVYPLSMLLYGSLHSTPPGVAGVFTLDGYREIVSQQNLLTLLNTVGIALAKTIPSLILAVLLAWILARTDTPFRGTLEVLVTLPFFIPPILTAMAWGMLGNPQVGLLNQLYQWTTGSTASPVNVYSYGGVIWHMMQYSVPFLFLLIVDAFRSMDPSLEEAARMCGATRFRTFCTVTLQLMLPALTGAAILSFIRGIENFESPLFFGSPAGIHVITTDIYDSINQRSPPQYQYATAISFVIMALMFLIILMQWRMLRGRSFQTITGKGYSPAVMKLGKWRWATFAFCALFFAVTVVLPVSQLLIGSFFKFFGFYEWDMLTLEHYQAVAGSSEFWRAFGNTMLLGFVGATLTMVLGGIVAYVSVRTKWRGRRLIDTMAWLPWMMPGIVLGVGFLWGFALLPHAIPIYGTIWALLLAYISLGTPLSVRVMSSAYGQLSYDLEECSRVHGANWLQTMWRIMVALVWPSFAVGWVLIFFGIMRELSASVLLYSVGSEVLSVVLLKLWANGSAEQVSVIGLIMMAMVIIFRWVQLRVIKRWIGAL